In a single window of the Scophthalmus maximus strain ysfricsl-2021 chromosome 18, ASM2237912v1, whole genome shotgun sequence genome:
- the brox gene encoding BRO1 domain-containing protein BROX, translating into MAHWFHRNPLKATAPVSFNFYGVAGSPAANKICNDLRTTRARLLEMFTDVTCNPEMMKNATDAYFSLLQGFISSLDGTTQENKMRFIQNFKWTDTLQGNTPSAQQDAVFELVSMAFNVAVWYTKFASRLAGKENITEPEAKDVHRSLKLSAGIFKNLKEVHIPRLITPAEKGRDLESRVIDAYIIQCQAEAQEVTIARAIELKHNATLIAALAFETANFYQKADHTLNTLEPECSSKWRKYLQLKWHFYMAYAYCYHGQTLLASDKCGEAIRSLQEAEKCYSRAEALCKEYRQTKGPGTTAKPSEQLFFLKLGGVIKNTLEKCQRENGFIYFHKVPAEAPQLELKASYGLAEPVPFELPPLGEQCTAEVYATFDLTKGAKNEKAKPKEEEVKPVKEPDLKPQKDTGCVVS; encoded by the exons ATGGCACATTGGTTTCACAGAAACCCACTGAAGGCGACAGCGCCCGTGTCCTTTAATTTCTACGGCGTGGCAGGGAGTCCCGCTGCCAATAAGATATGCAA TGACCTGAGGACAACCAGGGCGAGACTGCTGGAGATGTTCACCGATGTCACCTGCAACCCTGAGATGATGAAAAACGCCACAGACGCGTACTTCTCCCTCTTGCAAG GCTTTATCTCGTCCTTGGATGGAACAACACAGGAGAACAAGATGAGGTTCATCCAGAACTTCAAGTGGACTGACACCTTACAAGGAAATACACCAAG TGCCCAGCAGGACGCAGTGTTCGAGCTGGTCTCCATGGCCTTCAACGTCGCCGTCTGGTACACCAAGTTTGCCTCTCGACTCGCCGGCAAAGAAAA CATAACGGAGCCTGAAGCGAAAGATGTTCACCGGAGCCTGAAGCTTTCTGCTGGAATATTCAAAAACCTCAAG GAGGTTCACATCCCTCGCCTCATCACCCCGGCCGAAAAGGGCAGAGACCTGGAGTCCAGAGTGATCGACGCGTACATCATCCAGTGTCAAGCAGAAGCACAAGAAG tgacGATTGCCAGGGCGATTGAACTGAAGCACAATGCCACGCTCATCGCAGCGCTGGCGTTCGAAACGGCAAACTTCTATCAAAAAGCCG ACCACACACTCAACACGTTGGAGCCCGAGTGCAGCAGCAAGTGGAGGAAGTATCTTCAGCTGAAGTGGCACTTTTACATGGCTTAC GCATACTGCTATCACGGGCAGACGCTGCTGGCAAGTGACAAGTGTGGTGAGGCTATACGATCTCTCCAGGAAGCAGAGAAGT GTTACTCCCGTGCCGAGGCGCTGTGTAAAGAGTACCGTCAGACCAAAGGGCCGGGCACCACAGCCAAGCCGTCGGAGCAGCTGTTCTTCCTCAAGCTGGGCGGcgtcattaaaaacacactggaGAAGTGCCAGAGGGAAAATGGATTCAT ATACTTCCACAAGGTCCCTGCCGAGGCACCCCAGCTGGAGTTGAAGGCGAGCTATGGCCTGGCCGAGCCTGTCCCGTTCGAGCTTCCGCCTCTCGGCGAGCAGTGCACCGCTGAGGTCTACGCCACCTTTGACCTGACCAAGGGAGCCAAAAACGAGAAG GCCAAAcccaaggaggaggaggtgaaaccGGTGAAGGAGCCAGATTTGAAGCCTCAGAAGGACACAGGCTGCGTCGTCTCCTAA
- the LOC118289728 gene encoding alpha-1,6-mannosyl-glycoprotein 2-beta-N-acetylglucosaminyltransferase → MRFRLLKRNLLALLLVSFVVVTLLFLSIVSDGDESGPRDGGARAGETVKFNFGSLPELSRSVYAANYKQCVLNAERFVGEPQLVLVVQVHDRPEYLRLLIRSLEEAAEVHRFLVIFSHDHFTEEINAMVQGITFCRVVQIYFPFSTQLYPKEFPGQDPRDCPRDVPKDSAVKTGCLNAEHPDSYGHYREAAITQTKHHWWWKLHFVWERVHVMQGYSGFAVFLEEDNYILPDFLQFYRSMVEWRKNSCPDCDMLALGNHNGVTDFTRLSNKVSTTGWMSTKHNMGMAISREVYYKLMGCSSEFCTYDDYNWDWTLQHLSGTCIPKPLKVLVAQGSRVLHTGDCGLHQKGNCRPEWAAQKVEEALKVAKHGFFPPSLALSGAEAVEHKAHMKNGGWGDVRDHSLCNNYAKRL, encoded by the coding sequence atgaGGTTTCGACTACTCAAGAGGAACCTGCTCGCGCTGCTGCTCGTCTCCTTCGTGGTCGTGACGCTCCTGTTTCTGTCCATCGTCTCCGATGGCGACGAGAGCGGACCCCGGGACGGGGGCGCGCGCGCTGGCGAAACGGTGAAGTTCAACTTCGGCTCGCTGCCGGAGTTGTCCCGCTCCGTGTACGCCGCCAACTACAAGCAGTGTGTGCTCAACGCGGAGCGCTTCGTGGGCGAGCCCCAGCTGGTGCTGGTCGTGCAGGTCCACGACAGGCCCGAGTACCTCAGGCTGCTCATCAGGTCGCTGGAGGAGGCCGCCGAGGTCCACCGGTTCCTCGTGATCTTCAGCCACGACCATTTCACGGAGGAGATCAACGCCATGGTGCAGGGGATCACTTTCTGCAGGGTGGTGCAAATCTATTTCCCCTTCAGCACTCAGCTGTATCCCAAAGAGTTTCCGGGCCAGGATCCGCGAGACTGCCCCCGAGACGTGCCCAAGGACAGCGCTGTGAAAACAGGATGCCTCAACGCGGAACACCCCGACTCCTATGGGCACTATCGGGAAGCCGCCATCACGCAGACCAAGCACCACTGGTGGTGGAAATTGCACTTTGTGTGGGAGCGGGTGCACGTGATGCAGGGCTACAGCGGCTTCGCCGTCTTCCTGGAGGAGGACAACTACATCCTGCCGGACTTTTTACAGTTCTATCGGTCAATGGTAGAGTGGAGGAAGAATAGCTGCCCAGACTGCGACATGCTGGCTCTGGGTAACCACAACGGCGTGACTGATTTCACCAGATTGTCCAACAAGGTTTCGACCACTGGGTGGATGTCCACGAAGCACAACATGGGCATGGCCATCTCCAGGGAGGTGTACTATAAACTGATGGGCTGCAGCAGCGAGTTCTGCACCTACGACGACTACAACTGGGACTGGACGCTGCAGCACCTCTCGGGGACGTGCATACCAAAGCCCCTCAAGGTGCTTGTGGCGCAGGGCTCCAGGGTGCTGCACACGGGAGACTGTGGCCTCCACCAGAAGGGGAACTGCAGGCCAGAATGGGCCGCGCAGAAGGTCGAGGAGGCGCTCAAGGTGGCCAAGCACGGcttcttccctccgtctcttgCCCTCAGCGGCGCGGAAGCGGTGGAGCACAAGGCCCACATGAAGAACGGAGGCTGGGGAGACGTCAGGGACCACAGTTTGTGCAACAACTATGCCAAACGACTTTGA